The nucleotide sequence CGTGCAATAACCCGCGAACAGCACGTCCCCCCTGAAGTGGCGAGAATGCAACCCTGTTTTCAACCCTGCTTATAAGTACCCATGTCTAATTCCATTTACACCTCATCTGTGCCAGTTTTCACCCAAATGTTGGGAGGGCTCAAAGAAGTGTTGCGCAAGGCCGAGGCACATGCCGCTGCAAAAAACATCGACCCCAATGCATTGTTGCAAGCGCGTCTGTACCCGGATATGTTCGCCATGCTGCGTCAAGTCCAAGTGGCCTCAGACTTTGCCAAGAGTGTTTCCGCCCGTTTGGCCGGCGTAGAAGTGCCTAAGCTAGACGACAAAGAGCAGAGCTTTGCGGACCTTCAAGCCCGTATTGACACCGTGTTGGCTTTTATTGGCGGGTTGGATGCGGCGCTGTTTACGGAAGCTGCAACCCGCGAGATCATCACCCAAGCGGGCACCCCTAAAGAAAAGCGATTTACCGGCCAATCGTATTTGTTGAACTACGGCCTGCCCCACTTCTTCTTCCACACCACCACGGCCTATGCCATCCTTCGCCACAACGGTGTGGAAGTGGGCAAGAAAGACTACATCGGCACCTATTGATTAAGACGGCCCCAGAAAGCAAAAAAGCCCTCGATTCGAGGGCTTTTTTGTGGGGGAAGCTCAGGAAGCTTAGCCGCCTTTTTTGGAGCGCTTGCCAGCGTTCTTTTTGCTACGAGTAGCCGTACCACGCTCCAAGCTCACGCGTTGGCCGCGGCCACCAGTGCGCGCTGCCATGCCAGGCAGTGGCTTAGGTGCTGGAGTGGCTTTACGGTCTGCTTCTGTAACGATTTGGTTGCCCATGTGAGTTCCTTGTAGGTTTAAAAATGTGAGCCCCGTACTAGGCCATCGGGCCTATTCGGTCCCTCAAGTCGGAAGTCTCTTGGGCGGCTAGATACGGTAACTGCTCCGATTTTAGCAAGAGTTCGCATAGGCTCATGCGTTCAAAGGCAAGTTCAAAGCCATGGATCCCGCTCTGAGCCACCAAACGTCTGCACCAAGAACTCTACGAACGCTTTGGTGCGCTGCGGCATGTGCTTGCGGGTGGGAGTTGCGGCATACAAGCGCAGAGGCAGCGCGCCTTGCCATTCGGGCAACACCCGCTGCAGTCTGCCATCTTTGAGTGCAGCTTCAGCCACAAAAGTGGGCAAGCCTGCAATACCTAATCCGGCAAGCGTTGCCGCATAGACGGTGTCTATATGGCTACTCGCAAGCACTGGCTCATGCAATTGCACCAATACCCGATGGCTTGCCTGTGGCGAGGTGTCTGCCACTTGCCGCACCAGTGCCACATCTTTGCGCATGGCCGAAACCGCCAACAAAACGCCCTTGTGATGCATCAAGTCGAGCGGTTCCAGCGGCACACCACATTGCGCCAAATAGCTCGGGGCAGCGCACACAACGAAGTTTGAGTGGGCCAGTGGACGCGCTACAAACTCCCCCTGTAAGGGTTGCGCTCCAAGGGAGACTATGGATACGTCAAAGCCCTCATCGGCACTTTCCACGGGCCCTTTTGTGCCTAGCTCCAGGCTAACGCCCGGGTACTGCTGGCAAAAGCGCGGCAAGTGCCTAACTAGCTGGTGTGTCGCAAACGCGGGTGGGCACAAGACCTTCAGCTTGCCCGTCAGCTGGCTTGATACAGACGCAGCAAGTTGGTCAGCCTCATTCAGGTCAGCCAATACCTGACGCGCACGCTCAAAGTACGCCTCACCCACCTCAGTCAGGGCCAAGCTGCGGGTGGTGCGGTTGAGCAGTCGCGCGCCCAAGTGCTCTTCTAAATCAGCCACGGCACGGGTTACTACAGCGGGGGCCATATCTAGCGCGCGTGCGGCGCTGGCAAAGCTGCCGTCGGCAATCACTTGTACAAAAACACGCAAAGAACGGAGTTGGTCCATACCCCATTGTTGCCCGGTTTCCTGCCCTAGAGCCATTCTGCGTAATGGCGCTAGCACGTATTGGCGTTAACCCTTAAAAATCATTGACAGGACGCGCCGCCCAAGCGCATGCTTGCTTCAGTTGTACGCACTTGTTGCCGATAGCTACCAAGAATGCCGAGCGCAAGTTCAGCGCCTGGCGTGTTTCACTTGTTTTACTGGAGACTACGCATGTTCAAACGCCTCTTGCTTGTCACTGCCATGTTGGCTGCCACCACCGGTTTTGCGGCTGAAAAATGGAAAGTAACTTCCTTAGACTGGCAGCCCTTCTCCGGCAAAGCATTGCCCGAGGGTGGCGCTGGCATTGCCGTACTGCGGGCCGCCCTCAAGGCGGAAGGCATTGAACTAGAAGTCCAGTTCTACCCGTGGACCCGTGCTATTGAAACTGCAAAAGACGCAACGTATGCGGGCTTCTACCCCGCATGGCCAGAAGATGTGCCCGCCGGATTTTCAGCCTCAGCCGTGGTGTTCAAGTCCCCCGTTGGCTTGGTGGAGCCCAAGTCCAAGCCACTCACTTGGACCAAGCTGGAAGACCTCAAAGGTAAAAAGATTGGCACAGTGCAAGACTATGGCAACACGCCAGAGTTCATGAAGCTCATCAAAGACGGCGTCATCAAAACAGAAATCGTGAGCGATGACCTCACCAACGTCAAAAAAGTCGCTGGCGAACGGATTGATGCCGCCTTTATTGACCTGGCTAACCTCGACTACTTTTTGAAAAACGATGCCAAAGACCTTGCGTCTAAGGTGCAGGCGAACAAAAAGGTGATTGACACCAAAGATTTGGTGCTCGCAGTGAACGGCAGCTTTAGCAACAAAAAAGCCGCTGCCATATTGAACAGCGGCCTGGCCAAAATCAATGCTGACCAAATTATCAAAGACTACATGGCTAAGTACATCAAGTAGCGGCTGCTACAGCTCACCCTACTTTGCCGAAATGGTGATCGAAGGCAGGTGCACCACGCCTGGTTGTTTGGCCAGGTGTGATAGCACGCATTCAATGATGTTGCGCTCAATGAGTGCCTGAGCACTGGCATCAGAAGCCAAGGCACCAGCAAACTTCAAGGCCAAACCTGCGGGCATGGCCTTTTTTATTTCGTCCAAGGTGTGCTTTTCATCCGCGACCACCCCTTCAATGGGGAACTCGTGAGAAATCTCTTTGACTGAAGGTGTGCCAATCAAGGACGGCCGCCCTATCTTGATGTCTAGCCCGGAGGGTCTGGCAGATATGTCAAAACCATCGGCTTTCAGGTCGACCCCTAACGTGAACTCCACCGCATACTTCACGATCACGAGGCCGGGTGGTTTGAGTTTGATCGGGTCTTTGGGGATGTGCTCTACGTGCACATACTCACGCGTGACCTTTGCGGTGAGGGTCTTGGCTTGGTCCACCACCACTTGCTTAGCTCCGGCCACATAGTCCACATACTTCACATAGGCTTGAAGCTCCCGCTTGGCGTTAGAGCCTTCCGCCTGCAACTTGCTGAGCTTGGTATGGGCTACTTGCCGGTCGTCGTGGTTTTTGTACTCCAAGATGACGTACATCCCCCCCGCTCCTAACAGGCTAGAAACCGCAGCCAAAAGAAAACCTGTATCCATCTGTCACACCCTTTAAACAAGCCCCAATGATTGGCGAGCATGGTACACCGCACGCCTATTTCTCTGGCCAAACGGGCGGACTTTGCGCTCCAGCTGATGGCCTTCGTGTCCGCGCACCCGCGCGCCGGTTGGCCTTAGGCTGGCCGCCTTGCGCAAGCAATTTTTCGGCCTGTGTTTGCGCCAGAGTGAGGGCTTGGTCGAGGCTAGCGCATTGTTCTGCTGTTAGCGCTTGCAAAAGCTGGGCATTTAACTGGGTTACCACCGGGAAGAAGCGTTCATACAGCTGCATGCCCTGTGCCGATAAATGCACCAAAGCCAAGCGTTGGTCCCCTTGCACCGAGTTTCGTAACACCAAGCCCTTGGCTACCAAAGATGTAATGCTGCGCGAGGTACGTGCCCGGTCCAGCTGGGTGCGCGCAGCCAAAGCCGAGGGTTGCATGGGCTGCTGCGGTGCCAGCGAGGCGATCAAACGCCACTCACGCCACGTGATGCCCAATTCGCCTTCACACAAGCGAATGATGTGGCTGCCTGCCGTGGCCAAGAGGCGGCTCAAACGGAACAACAACAAATCATCCAGAGTCTGAGGGTTGGTAAGCGCAAGAGACATAGCAAGGGTTTTTACGAGGAGTAGTTGATTTGATCAATCCATTGTGGGCGCAATACAGTGGCCCGAACTCGGCAGCCCATGCGGCTAACACCCCACTTAGGAGAAAACCATGGCCCACTTTACTAAACGCGCATGGCTAGCCAGCGCCATTGCCCTTGCAAGCCTTGGTTCCAGCATGGCGCAAGCCCAGGCTGACGGCCCCTTGCACATCGTGGTGGGCTACCCACCCGGCGGCTCTACCGACCGTGTGGCGCGCATCGTGGCCGATAAGCTCCAAGC is from Rhodoferax aquaticus and encodes:
- a CDS encoding DUF1993 domain-containing protein, which gives rise to MSNSIYTSSVPVFTQMLGGLKEVLRKAEAHAAAKNIDPNALLQARLYPDMFAMLRQVQVASDFAKSVSARLAGVEVPKLDDKEQSFADLQARIDTVLAFIGGLDAALFTEAATREIITQAGTPKEKRFTGQSYLLNYGLPHFFFHTTTAYAILRHNGVEVGKKDYIGTY
- a CDS encoding LysR family transcriptional regulator, with translation MDQLRSLRVFVQVIADGSFASAARALDMAPAVVTRAVADLEEHLGARLLNRTTRSLALTEVGEAYFERARQVLADLNEADQLAASVSSQLTGKLKVLCPPAFATHQLVRHLPRFCQQYPGVSLELGTKGPVESADEGFDVSIVSLGAQPLQGEFVARPLAHSNFVVCAAPSYLAQCGVPLEPLDLMHHKGVLLAVSAMRKDVALVRQVADTSPQASHRVLVQLHEPVLASSHIDTVYAATLAGLGIAGLPTFVAEAALKDGRLQRVLPEWQGALPLRLYAATPTRKHMPQRTKAFVEFLVQTFGGSERDPWL
- a CDS encoding substrate-binding periplasmic protein; its protein translation is MFKRLLLVTAMLAATTGFAAEKWKVTSLDWQPFSGKALPEGGAGIAVLRAALKAEGIELEVQFYPWTRAIETAKDATYAGFYPAWPEDVPAGFSASAVVFKSPVGLVEPKSKPLTWTKLEDLKGKKIGTVQDYGNTPEFMKLIKDGVIKTEIVSDDLTNVKKVAGERIDAAFIDLANLDYFLKNDAKDLASKVQANKKVIDTKDLVLAVNGSFSNKKAAAILNSGLAKINADQIIKDYMAKYIK
- a CDS encoding MarR family winged helix-turn-helix transcriptional regulator, whose protein sequence is MSLALTNPQTLDDLLLFRLSRLLATAGSHIIRLCEGELGITWREWRLIASLAPQQPMQPSALAARTQLDRARTSRSITSLVAKGLVLRNSVQGDQRLALVHLSAQGMQLYERFFPVVTQLNAQLLQALTAEQCASLDQALTLAQTQAEKLLAQGGQPKANRRAGARTRRPSAGAQSPPVWPEK